One window from the genome of Verrucomicrobiota bacterium encodes:
- a CDS encoding sulfatase, whose protein sequence is MLFAAAVFAAPQRAPNIVIILADDLGYGDLGCYGHPSIRTPNLDRMAAEGMRFTQFYSAAEVCTPSRAALLTGRLPIRSGMCSEQFRVLRPRSTGCLPADEITLAEALQAKGYATGVIGKWHLGVWSINPEGHPRRHGFDFNFGLPHSNDMDANPGNPKGVSGRLDQDAKWWNSPLYRNEEIIERPADQARLTKRYTEEAVRFIRENKARPFFLYLPHTFPHVPLFASAEFRGRSARGLYGDVVEELDGSVGQVLDTLRKEKLDDNTLVFFTSDNGPWLIMGLAGGSAGLLKEGKGSTWEGGMRVPGIAWWPGKIKPGVTRELAGMVDLFPTCLALAGAPLPAGRVLDGVDMAPVLFGTGPGKRDSWLFYRGERLYAARQGPWKAHFLTRAGYGQAKADEHATPQLYNLDADPGEAHNVAEQNPRPIESIAKMVEAHRATLGPFKTQLEGVVQPVK, encoded by the coding sequence ATGCTCTTTGCGGCAGCCGTCTTCGCCGCGCCCCAGCGCGCGCCGAACATTGTCATCATCCTAGCGGACGACCTCGGCTACGGCGACCTCGGCTGTTACGGGCATCCGAGCATCCGCACCCCGAACCTCGACCGGATGGCGGCGGAGGGGATGCGATTCACGCAGTTCTATTCCGCGGCCGAGGTCTGCACGCCGAGCCGGGCGGCGCTGCTCACGGGGCGGCTGCCCATCCGCAGCGGGATGTGCAGCGAGCAGTTTCGCGTGCTGCGCCCGCGCTCGACGGGTTGCCTGCCCGCGGACGAGATCACCCTCGCGGAGGCGCTCCAGGCGAAGGGCTACGCCACCGGCGTCATCGGCAAGTGGCACCTCGGCGTGTGGTCCATCAATCCCGAGGGCCACCCGCGCAGGCACGGGTTTGATTTCAACTTCGGCCTGCCGCACTCGAACGACATGGACGCGAACCCCGGCAATCCCAAGGGCGTGTCGGGCCGGCTCGACCAGGACGCGAAGTGGTGGAATTCGCCGCTGTATCGCAACGAGGAAATCATCGAGCGTCCCGCCGACCAGGCGCGCCTGACGAAGCGTTACACGGAGGAGGCCGTGCGGTTCATCCGCGAGAACAAGGCGCGGCCGTTCTTTCTCTACCTCCCGCACACGTTCCCGCACGTGCCGTTGTTCGCGTCGGCGGAGTTCCGCGGCAGGAGCGCGCGCGGGCTTTACGGCGACGTGGTGGAGGAGCTCGACGGGTCGGTGGGGCAGGTGCTGGACACGTTGCGCAAGGAGAAGCTCGACGACAACACGCTGGTGTTTTTCACCAGCGACAACGGCCCGTGGCTCATCATGGGGCTGGCCGGCGGCTCAGCGGGCTTGCTCAAGGAGGGCAAAGGCTCGACGTGGGAGGGCGGCATGCGCGTGCCGGGCATCGCGTGGTGGCCGGGGAAGATCAAGCCCGGCGTCACGCGCGAGCTGGCGGGGATGGTGGATTTGTTCCCGACGTGCCTCGCGCTCGCCGGCGCGCCGCTGCCCGCGGGACGTGTGCTCGACGGCGTGGATATGGCGCCCGTCCTTTTTGGCACGGGGCCGGGCAAGCGCGACTCGTGGCTGTTCTATCGCGGCGAGCGGCTCTACGCAGCGCGGCAGGGTCCGTGGAAGGCGCACTTCCTCACACGCGCGGGTTACGGCCAGGCCAAGGCCGACGAACACGCCACGCCGCAGCTCTACAACCTCGACGCGGACCCGGGCGAAGCGCACAACGTCGCCGAGCAGAATCCCAGGCCGATCGAGTCCATCGCAAAGATGGTCGAGGCGCACCGCGCGACGCTCGGGCCGTTCAAGACGCAGCTTGAAGGAGTGGTGCAGCCGGTGAAGTGA
- a CDS encoding Gfo/Idh/MocA family oxidoreductase, whose protein sequence is MNTTRRHFLRQASALAAGAATFRIATGLRAQSPNSSFTLGIIGPGGMGTNLLKSFASFPDVNIATVCDVDSKRLAIAQKNVEDAQKKAPKGVGDLRRVLEDKSIDAVVIATPDHWHAPATILACDAGKHVYVEKPGSHNIREGRLMIEAARRNRRVVQVGTQSRSSAHMMAATEKARSGAIGDVLTVRVWNNQLRRNIGKAGPSQPPEHLDFDTWIGPAPMVPYKATLLHGIWRWQYAFGTGDMGNDGVHDLDIGRWGLGAGDIHPSRVTALGGKYFFDDDQQFADTQTCIFEYDLPAGKKKQLIYEQRLWAPYKAHGFENGDAWFGTKGHIVGGKESGWELFGERNKSLEKGEGRPNLGAHNRNFLDCIKSGERPNADVEIHHYSACLCHLGNIATRLGRTLQFDPVAEKFIGDAEANKLVTRDYRKGGHWAVPKGV, encoded by the coding sequence ATGAACACCACCCGCCGTCATTTCCTCCGCCAGGCCTCCGCGCTCGCCGCGGGCGCCGCCACGTTTCGAATCGCCACCGGCCTGCGCGCGCAAAGTCCGAACAGCTCCTTCACCCTCGGCATCATCGGCCCCGGCGGCATGGGCACGAACTTGCTCAAGTCCTTCGCAAGCTTTCCCGACGTGAACATCGCCACCGTGTGCGACGTGGATTCCAAGCGCCTCGCCATCGCGCAGAAAAACGTCGAGGACGCCCAAAAGAAAGCCCCCAAGGGCGTCGGCGACCTGCGCCGCGTGCTCGAGGACAAGTCCATCGACGCCGTCGTCATCGCCACGCCCGACCACTGGCACGCGCCCGCGACCATCCTCGCGTGCGACGCCGGCAAGCACGTCTACGTCGAGAAGCCCGGCTCGCACAACATCCGCGAAGGCCGGCTGATGATCGAGGCCGCGCGCCGCAACCGCCGCGTCGTGCAAGTCGGCACGCAGAGCCGGAGCTCCGCGCACATGATGGCCGCCACCGAGAAGGCCCGCAGCGGCGCCATCGGCGATGTGCTCACCGTGCGCGTGTGGAACAACCAGCTTCGCCGCAACATCGGCAAGGCCGGGCCCTCGCAACCGCCCGAGCACCTCGACTTTGACACGTGGATCGGCCCCGCGCCGATGGTCCCCTACAAGGCCACGCTGCTCCACGGCATCTGGCGCTGGCAATACGCCTTCGGCACTGGCGACATGGGCAACGACGGCGTGCACGACCTGGACATCGGCCGCTGGGGCCTCGGCGCCGGCGACATCCACCCCAGCCGCGTCACCGCGCTCGGCGGGAAGTATTTCTTCGACGACGACCAGCAGTTCGCCGACACGCAGACGTGCATCTTCGAATACGACCTGCCGGCCGGGAAGAAGAAGCAGCTCATCTACGAGCAACGGCTCTGGGCGCCCTACAAGGCGCACGGCTTCGAGAACGGCGACGCGTGGTTCGGCACCAAGGGCCACATCGTCGGCGGCAAGGAAAGCGGCTGGGAACTGTTCGGCGAGCGCAACAAGTCCCTCGAAAAAGGCGAGGGCCGGCCGAACCTTGGAGCGCACAACCGCAACTTCCTCGACTGCATCAAGAGCGGCGAACGGCCCAATGCCGACGTGGAAATCCACCACTACTCCGCGTGCCTCTGCCACCTCGGCAACATCGCCACGCGCCTCGGCCGCACGCTCCAGTTCGACCCCGTGGCCGAGAAATTCATCGGGGACGCCGAGGCCAACAAACTCGTCACCCGCGACTACCGCAAAGGCGGCCATTGGGCCGTGCCCAAGGGCGTGTAG
- a CDS encoding response regulator, with the protein MSKAAKSKPAESSPLIYVVDDEWMICEMVGSILEPAGYRVQLFSDPRIAAEAFTAAKPKPDLLLTDFRMEPMNGMQLIALCRKNTAGIRTILFSGQIDESYVRTHGFKPDMFLRKPFYPAALIALVEGILAKDA; encoded by the coding sequence ATGAGCAAGGCCGCCAAATCCAAGCCCGCCGAGAGCAGCCCGTTGATCTACGTCGTGGATGACGAGTGGATGATTTGCGAGATGGTGGGCAGCATCCTCGAGCCGGCGGGCTATCGCGTGCAGCTTTTCAGCGACCCGCGCATCGCGGCCGAGGCGTTCACCGCGGCCAAGCCCAAGCCCGACCTGCTGCTGACGGACTTCCGCATGGAGCCGATGAACGGCATGCAGCTCATCGCCCTGTGCCGCAAGAACACCGCCGGCATCCGCACCATCCTGTTCAGCGGGCAGATCGACGAGAGCTACGTGCGCACCCACGGTTTCAAACCCGACATGTTCCTCCGCAAGCCGTTCTATCCCGCCGCGCTCATCGCCCTCGTCGAGGGCATCCTCGCCAAGGATGCCTGA
- a CDS encoding glucose 1-dehydrogenase has translation MFSLKEKVALVTGAGSGIGQAISETFAKAGAFVFVTDRDASSGAETLARITAAGGQAEFLALDVTKEADCEAVAKAVLDRRGALDVLVNNAGIGHVGTMLTTTGADLDRLYSVNVRGVFNVTRVFIAGMIGRKRGSIVNLASIGAVVGVKDRLAYCTSKFAVAGLTKAMALDHAPDGVRVNCICPGRVETPFVTGWLRKYPDPETAYRDACATQAVGRMGRPEEIAAAALYLASDESAFVTGTEFIIDGGFSAGK, from the coding sequence ATGTTCAGCTTGAAGGAAAAGGTCGCGCTCGTCACCGGCGCGGGCTCGGGCATCGGGCAGGCGATCAGCGAGACCTTTGCGAAGGCGGGCGCGTTCGTGTTTGTCACCGACCGCGACGCGTCGTCCGGGGCGGAGACGCTCGCGCGCATCACGGCCGCGGGTGGCCAGGCGGAGTTTCTCGCGCTCGACGTGACGAAGGAAGCCGATTGCGAAGCCGTGGCAAAAGCCGTCCTCGACCGCCGCGGCGCGCTGGACGTGCTGGTGAACAACGCGGGCATCGGCCATGTGGGCACGATGCTCACGACCACGGGCGCGGACCTCGACCGGCTTTACTCCGTCAACGTGCGCGGCGTGTTCAACGTCACCCGAGTTTTCATCGCGGGCATGATCGGGCGCAAGCGCGGCTCGATCGTGAATCTTGCGTCCATCGGCGCGGTCGTCGGCGTGAAGGACCGGCTCGCGTATTGCACGAGCAAGTTCGCCGTGGCCGGCCTCACCAAGGCGATGGCCCTCGACCACGCGCCCGACGGCGTGCGCGTGAACTGCATCTGTCCCGGCCGCGTTGAGACGCCGTTCGTGACCGGGTGGCTCAGGAAATATCCCGACCCGGAGACGGCGTATCGCGACGCGTGCGCGACGCAGGCGGTCGGGCGCATGGGCCGGCCGGAGGAAATCGCCGCCGCGGCGCTCTACCTCGCGAGCGACGAGTCGGCGTTCGTCACCGGCACGGAGTTCATCATCGACGGCGGCTTCAGCGCGGGGAAGTAG
- a CDS encoding DUF3106 domain-containing protein — MSARLAILGCFVGAAVVAEAPALGKTCPRSSDGNGNGRWTSGIFDASADGSPLDGFRKLLAMGPGERQAALAEKPEGQRSFLAAKLKEYDALGPADRELRLRVTQLRFYLTPLLYKKPEERAARLDAMPAEDRRLVEERLEQWDKLPSALQREVRDNEWFVQNVVGFQSGTPAQQKEMLDAMPADRRSRIERDLARWNGFSPDKRQRMLANFKQFFELNERERARIVKTVPGIERHQVEKTLLAFEKLPAEQRTMCLDALNRLSKMTPDQQLQFFSNADRWAKLSEGERDVLRRLLTQMPPLPPGYGEPATPLPVLTGPKR, encoded by the coding sequence ATGAGCGCGCGCCTCGCCATCCTCGGTTGTTTCGTCGGTGCAGCCGTTGTTGCTGAAGCGCCGGCCCTTGGAAAGACCTGCCCGCGATCTTCCGACGGCAATGGCAATGGGCGCTGGACATCTGGAATCTTCGATGCGTCCGCGGACGGCTCGCCGCTCGACGGCTTCCGCAAGCTGCTTGCGATGGGCCCCGGGGAACGGCAGGCGGCCCTCGCGGAGAAGCCCGAAGGCCAGCGGAGTTTCCTCGCGGCCAAGCTGAAGGAATACGACGCGCTCGGGCCCGCGGACCGCGAGCTGCGCCTGCGCGTCACGCAACTGCGGTTCTATCTCACGCCGCTGCTTTACAAGAAACCCGAGGAACGCGCGGCCCGGCTCGACGCCATGCCGGCGGAGGACCGCCGGCTCGTCGAGGAGCGCCTCGAGCAGTGGGACAAGCTTCCGTCCGCCTTGCAACGCGAGGTCCGCGACAACGAGTGGTTCGTGCAGAACGTCGTCGGGTTTCAGTCCGGCACGCCCGCGCAGCAGAAGGAAATGCTGGACGCGATGCCGGCCGACCGCCGCAGCCGCATCGAACGCGACCTGGCGCGTTGGAACGGTTTCAGTCCCGACAAACGCCAGCGCATGCTCGCGAACTTCAAGCAGTTCTTCGAGCTGAACGAAAGGGAAAGGGCGCGCATCGTCAAGACCGTGCCCGGCATCGAGCGCCATCAGGTCGAGAAGACGCTGCTCGCATTTGAGAAACTGCCCGCCGAGCAGCGCACGATGTGCCTCGACGCGCTCAACCGCCTCTCGAAGATGACGCCGGACCAGCAGCTCCAGTTTTTCTCGAACGCCGACCGCTGGGCCAAGCTTTCCGAGGGCGAACGCGATGTCCTCCGCAGGCTCCTCACGCAGATGCCGCCGCTGCCGCCCGGCTACGGCGAACCGGCCACGCCGCTGCCCGTGCTGACGGGCCCGAAGCGTTGA
- a CDS encoding sigma-70 family RNA polymerase sigma factor: MPTVPHDPDAALMLRVKRGDRQAFEALVEKYKQPVANLIYRTLPDATEAQDLTQNVFIQVYKSRERYEVSARFSTWLFTIARNLCLNEIRRRTRHPADSLDVTHPEHDDQPLRQFEDVRMFAPPDSVLHGELEEKIREALTDLPEVQRTAILLFREDLAYEEIARILECSLSATKSLIHRGRETLRARLKPYLRTGEWRERD, encoded by the coding sequence ATGCCCACGGTGCCGCACGATCCGGATGCCGCCCTCATGCTGCGCGTCAAGCGCGGGGACCGGCAGGCGTTCGAGGCGCTCGTGGAGAAATACAAGCAGCCGGTGGCGAACCTCATTTACCGGACACTGCCGGATGCGACCGAGGCGCAGGACCTGACGCAAAACGTCTTCATCCAGGTTTACAAGTCGCGGGAGCGTTACGAGGTGTCGGCGCGGTTCAGCACGTGGCTCTTCACGATCGCCCGTAATCTCTGCCTGAACGAAATCCGCCGGCGCACGCGGCACCCGGCCGATTCGCTGGACGTGACGCACCCGGAGCACGACGACCAGCCGTTGCGGCAGTTCGAGGACGTGCGGATGTTCGCGCCGCCCGACTCGGTGTTGCACGGCGAGCTTGAGGAGAAGATTCGCGAGGCGTTGACGGACCTGCCCGAGGTGCAGCGCACGGCCATCCTGCTGTTTCGCGAGGATCTCGCTTACGAGGAGATCGCGCGGATCCTCGAGTGCTCGCTCTCGGCGACGAAGTCGCTGATCCATCGCGGACGCGAGACGCTGCGGGCGCGGCTCAAGCCGTATTTGCGGACGGGCGAGTGGCGGGAGCGGGATTGA
- the recN gene encoding DNA repair protein RecN translates to MLTTLRIKNLALVADLTLELQPGCVAISGETGAGKSILIGALGLVLGERADRTLLRAGADACTVEAVFDVSGLRAPLKAFLHENGLEPCEDGQLVIKRAFTAAGANRQFVNGSPATVAALVTLGEWLVDIHGPHDHQSLLHAPRQLAILDAFGGLVPQRDAFAELVRGRAALEAEKSALIVDEKTYAQQLDLLRFQVKEIADARLQPGEDEQVGQEHKRASNAARLLELAREASARLGENDNAVVTQSGAVGRLLMELQRVDSTAANLAALHGQATAALGELQSELTRYADGVEVDPGRLAQLEARLNLLHSLRRKFGPTLADVLAFGDEARRKLQSLEQRDGELARINAQLARLDTGLLRAGEELTKSRRKLIPRLAKAVTAQLNDLGFSQCCFGVALAAASAPGSTGLDAVEFQFAPNIGEPARPLRAIASSGELARVMLALKTVLAAEDEIPVLVFDEVDANVGGETARAVGEKMRAIARRRQVLVITHLAPVAAAAAAHFVVAKQVKAGRTLTEIQRIEGKERVVELARMLGGQSEAARRHAEELLRV, encoded by the coding sequence GTGCTCACCACGCTTCGCATCAAGAACCTCGCGCTCGTCGCCGACCTCACGCTCGAGCTCCAGCCCGGTTGCGTCGCCATCTCGGGCGAGACCGGCGCGGGCAAGTCCATCCTCATCGGCGCGCTCGGCCTCGTGCTCGGCGAGCGCGCCGACCGCACGCTCCTTCGCGCGGGCGCGGATGCCTGCACGGTCGAGGCCGTGTTCGACGTGTCGGGGCTTCGCGCACCGCTCAAGGCGTTTCTCCACGAGAACGGCCTCGAACCATGCGAAGACGGCCAGCTCGTCATCAAGCGCGCGTTCACGGCCGCGGGCGCGAACCGGCAGTTCGTCAACGGCTCCCCCGCCACGGTCGCCGCGCTCGTGACGCTTGGCGAGTGGCTCGTGGACATCCACGGCCCGCACGACCACCAGTCGCTCCTGCACGCGCCGCGCCAGCTCGCCATCCTCGATGCGTTCGGCGGGCTCGTGCCGCAGCGCGACGCCTTCGCCGAACTCGTCCGCGGCCGCGCCGCGCTCGAAGCGGAGAAGTCCGCGCTCATCGTGGACGAGAAAACCTACGCGCAGCAACTCGACCTGTTGCGGTTCCAGGTGAAGGAAATCGCCGACGCCCGGCTCCAGCCCGGCGAGGACGAGCAGGTCGGACAGGAACACAAGCGCGCGAGCAACGCCGCGCGGCTGCTCGAACTCGCGCGCGAAGCCTCCGCGCGGCTTGGCGAAAACGACAATGCAGTGGTCACCCAGTCCGGCGCGGTGGGCCGGCTGCTGATGGAGCTCCAGCGCGTGGATTCCACCGCCGCGAATCTCGCGGCGTTGCACGGCCAGGCCACCGCCGCGCTGGGCGAGTTGCAATCGGAACTCACGCGCTACGCCGACGGCGTCGAGGTGGACCCCGGGCGACTGGCGCAGCTCGAGGCGCGGCTCAACCTCCTGCATTCGCTGCGCCGCAAGTTCGGCCCGACGCTCGCGGACGTGCTCGCGTTCGGCGACGAGGCGCGGCGCAAGTTGCAGAGCCTCGAGCAGCGCGACGGGGAACTTGCCCGAATCAACGCGCAACTCGCCCGGCTCGACACCGGGTTGCTCCGCGCGGGAGAGGAGCTGACGAAGTCGCGGCGCAAGTTGATCCCGCGGCTCGCGAAGGCCGTGACCGCGCAGCTCAACGACCTGGGCTTCAGCCAGTGCTGCTTCGGCGTGGCGCTTGCCGCGGCGTCCGCGCCCGGCAGCACGGGACTGGACGCCGTCGAATTCCAGTTCGCGCCGAACATCGGCGAGCCCGCGCGTCCGTTGCGGGCCATCGCATCGAGCGGCGAGCTCGCGCGCGTGATGCTCGCGCTCAAGACCGTGCTTGCGGCCGAGGATGAAATCCCCGTGCTCGTGTTCGACGAGGTGGACGCGAACGTCGGCGGCGAAACCGCGCGCGCGGTCGGCGAGAAGATGCGGGCCATCGCAAGGCGGCGGCAGGTGCTCGTCATCACGCACCTCGCGCCCGTCGCGGCGGCGGCGGCGGCACACTTCGTGGTGGCCAAGCAGGTGAAAGCCGGCCGCACGCTCACGGAAATCCAGCGGATCGAGGGCAAGGAACGCGTGGTGGAACTGGCGCGCATGCTTGGCGGCCAGAGCGAAGCCGCGCGCCGCCACGCGGAGGAATTGCTGCGCGTGTAG
- a CDS encoding DUF2007 domain-containing protein, producing the protein MKVLYTGPLVNAELMVTMLEKHGIAAAQEFVDPSHPDDGDLNRPTRVLVPEADHARAHRLFYEDKENEL; encoded by the coding sequence GTGAAAGTTCTCTACACTGGCCCGCTCGTGAACGCGGAGTTGATGGTCACGATGCTTGAAAAGCACGGCATCGCCGCGGCGCAGGAATTCGTCGACCCGTCACACCCCGACGACGGCGACTTGAACCGCCCCACCCGCGTGCTCGTGCCCGAAGCCGACCACGCCCGCGCGCACCGGCTCTTTTATGAGGACAAGGAGAACGAGCTGTGA
- a CDS encoding zinc-ribbon domain-containing protein, whose product MPVAPETCPNCGADVPPKALACPECGADESTGWNDRAQSQNLGLPGDAFDYDEFVKEEFGGKEPAAPARPAGMSWLWWVAAVVLAAMFAWGLFR is encoded by the coding sequence ATTCCCGTGGCTCCCGAGACCTGCCCCAACTGCGGCGCCGACGTGCCGCCCAAGGCCCTCGCGTGTCCCGAATGCGGCGCGGACGAATCCACCGGCTGGAACGACCGCGCCCAATCGCAAAACCTCGGCCTGCCCGGCGACGCGTTTGATTACGACGAGTTCGTGAAAGAGGAATTCGGCGGGAAGGAACCCGCGGCACCCGCCCGGCCCGCGGGCATGTCGTGGTTGTGGTGGGTGGCCGCAGTCGTTCTGGCGGCGATGTTCGCGTGGGGCTTGTTCCGCTGA
- a CDS encoding GNAT family N-acetyltransferase, whose amino-acid sequence MSLESALDEFPKELLLKSGLAARVKPLEPGDARAFHEFFVGMPRQELIFIKHRVTELPVIQEWCDAIDYGRNLPLLAWADTRIIGVSTLHQQLGGWKRHIGRVSVHVHPSSRGRGLAQALVHEAVEVARACGLERVEAEFIGGQEGAMKMFGLLGFSQLVNLPDYVKDMQAVTHAYVLMGQDLVTDEEYAGMG is encoded by the coding sequence ATGTCCCTCGAATCCGCCCTCGACGAATTCCCGAAGGAACTCCTCCTCAAGTCCGGCCTCGCCGCGCGCGTCAAGCCGCTCGAACCCGGCGACGCGCGCGCGTTCCACGAATTCTTCGTCGGCATGCCGCGGCAGGAACTCATCTTCATCAAGCACCGCGTCACCGAGCTGCCCGTGATTCAGGAATGGTGCGACGCGATCGATTACGGGCGGAACCTCCCGCTGCTCGCGTGGGCCGACACGCGCATCATCGGCGTGAGCACATTGCACCAGCAACTCGGCGGCTGGAAACGCCACATCGGTCGCGTCAGCGTCCACGTGCATCCGTCCTCGCGCGGGCGCGGCCTCGCGCAGGCGCTCGTGCACGAGGCGGTCGAGGTCGCGCGCGCGTGCGGCCTCGAAAGGGTCGAGGCGGAATTCATCGGCGGGCAGGAGGGCGCGATGAAGATGTTCGGCCTGCTCGGCTTCTCGCAGCTCGTGAACCTGCCGGACTACGTCAAAGACATGCAGGCCGTCACGCACGCCTACGTGCTGATGGGCCAGGACCTCGTCACCGACGAGGAATACGCGGGGATGGGTTGA